In a genomic window of Phragmites australis chromosome 14, lpPhrAust1.1, whole genome shotgun sequence:
- the LOC133891657 gene encoding GCN5-related N-acetyltransferase 10, chloroplastic, whose protein sequence is MAVLRASPLLPQSLSPSSTCRSVTAAALAARAAPPAPLPPSSRGVKTGIHDRARKRLLARRTSGGRKGVPCLPTEKEVGVTGGGEEQENDEEYLVRESGWGVRRMGRVGEEMRRVALVQAEAFHVPVALFNDFFFNFFKAEVLSALIYRVRNSPLNRYACLVAEAAKAASRMSMAPFENIVGVVDCTVQDEDDILKHLKGADEYLYVSGIAVLPSFRRRKVGTALLKACEALALQWRHRFMALRAYEDDDSARGLYAKAGYRVVSRDPDWVTWVGRRRRVLMIKELPVHDHQMEQQ, encoded by the exons ATGGCCGTCCTCAGAGCGTCCCCGCTCCTCCCCCAATCCCTCTCGCCCTCCTCCACCTGCCGCAGCGTCACCGCCGCAGCACTCGCTGCTagagcagccccacctgctcctcttcctccctcctcccgcGGCGTCAAGACCGGCATCCATGACAGGGCCAGGAAGAGGCTTCTTGCGAGGCGGACAAGCGGGGGACGAAAGGGGGTACCCTGCCTACCCACTGAGAAGGAGGTCGGCGTGACGGGCGGCGGGGAGGAGCAGGAGAACGACGAGGAGTACCTGGTGAGGGAGTCCGGGTGGGGGGTGCGGCGGATGGGGCGGGTCGGCGAGGAGATGCGGCGGGTGGCGCTGGTCCAGGCGGAGGCCTTCCACGTCCCCGTCGCGCTCTTCAACGACTTCTTCTTCAATTTCTTTAAA GCAGAGGTGCTGTCGGCGCTCATCTACAGAGTGAGGAACTCGCCGCTCAACAG GTATGCTTGTTTGGTGGCTGAAGCTGCCAAGGCAGCCAGCAGGATGTCGATGGCACCATTCGAGAATATTGTTGGGGTCGTGGATTGCACGGTGCAGGATGAGGACGACATCCTTAAGCACCTCAAGGGTGCcgatgagtacctctacgtgtCTGGAATTGCAGTGCTGCCATCATTCAG GAGGAGAAAGGTAGGGACCGCGCTGCTGAAAGCCTGTGAGGCGCTGGCTCTCCAGTGGAGGCACAGATTCATGGCTCTGAGGGCATATGAGGACGACGACAGCGCTCGAGGTCTCTACGCCAAGGCAGGGTACAGGGTGGTGTCAAGGGATCCTGACTGGGTCACCTGGGTGGGGAGGAGACGGCGTGTTCTCATGATAAAAGAGCTCCCGGTTCATGATCATCAGATGGAACAGCAATGA
- the LOC133891713 gene encoding LOW QUALITY PROTEIN: uncharacterized protein LOC133891713 (The sequence of the model RefSeq protein was modified relative to this genomic sequence to represent the inferred CDS: substituted 1 base at 1 genomic stop codon): MAAAEPSSSDSPPPPLRRRARRLILDRRYGWIFDEWTDPADEALSGGRGMFCVVPMAQSLMNASVSWINFATSSVSRVLXNPESFSLPTYMASLPLHRKQKSWFHGLENSGVVAILKLISCSTHCALEHMSTDCR, encoded by the exons ATGGCGGCGGCAGAGCCCTCGTCCTCCGattcgccgcctcctcccctccgccgccgcgcgcgccgccTCATCTTGGACCGCCGGTACGGCTGGAT CTTCGACGAGTGGACGGACCCTGCCGACGAAGCCCTCTCTGGCGGCCGCGGAAT GTTCTGCGTGGTGCCCATGGCGCAGTCACTGATGAACGCTTCAGTGTCTTGG ATTAATTTTGCTACAAGTTCAGTCAGTAGAGTGCTTTAGAACCCTGAAAGTTTTTCTCTGCCAACATATATGGCTAGCCTACCATTGCATAGGAAGCAGAAATCTTGGTTTCATGGACTTGAAAACTCTGGAGTTGTAGCTATTCTGAAGTTAATATCCTGTAGTACTCATTGCGCATTGGAGCATATGAGCACTGATTGCCGCTGA